GCTCATTGATGCCCGGGTGACACTGGGCCTGCAAGGTGCCTCGCCGACCACGGTTGCTCAGTCTCTCACCGTCGAAGAGATCAGGACCGAGCGTTTCCTGCTCTGGTACGAACTCTATAGGTGGCCAAGCGAGGGACCGAGGCAGCTCATGGAGTTGTTTGAAGCCCTCGTGACGGCTGGCACTCGAATCGCTACGGCCAAGTCGAGCGCTGGACAATAAATAGCAGGTGAGGCAAAAGAGCCCGAGTAGTCGAACGACTGCCCGGGTTCTGAAATTTTTGAGCCGCTTTGAACTTTTTGGCTGGTGTGCTATAAATCTCTTTCAGTTCCTTTTTTCAACCCCATCAAATGATGGCCGATCGTTCCCCGGTAGTGGAATAAGGAGACGGATATGAGATTTTCTATGCTGCCTGGAGTAGGCACGCTGTTATTCACGGTGGTGATCGGAGGCCTCTCATTCACCGGAGCGTCACCATCAGTCGCTCAGCCGGTGGAGAAGGGTACCGCTCCTCCACCACCATCTCCGAAATTGCTCAAACAGGAGCGGCTGATAGCCAATAAGGAGATTGCACAAGTCAGGATTCCACTCCCGGAGACAGCCGTTCCTGACGAGGTGAAGCCTATCTGCGTGGCCGGCTGGAGGGCGCTCGCCGTGCGCTATGGCACCTACGGTTCCATCCTGTGGGACATCGATTGCTTCGGCGTGAGTTGCAGATGCAGATAGTCTGGCAGAGGCAAAAGAGCCCGAGTAGTCGAACGACTGCCCGGGCTCTGAAATTTTTTCTACTGAAGTAGCGGCTAGGTTTTCGGTGCTACCGGTGTTTCGGCTCCGCCGATGTCGTCGGCTGTTTCATCAGTGGCATCAGCATCGAGGGCGGTGTCCTCAAAGGCTGCGTACAGATCGCGGAGGGAGTCTTCTCGGCCCGATGCGGCCCAGACTTCATCCATTGTCGTGTGGCCTTCGAGGACTTTGATCAGTCCATCTTGGGCCATGGTCACCATCCCATCTTTCACGGCCGCGTCGAAAATTTCCTTGTCGGTCGCGATCGCATCGATGAGGTCGCGGATGTCTTGCGTGATTGGGAGTACTTCGAAGATGCCCTGGCGGCCAAAGTAACCGGTGAAGTTGCAGTGGACACAGCCCTTGGGTCGGTAGAGGACATCGACTGTCGGAAACTGCTTCGTCTTGGCCTGAGCCGGTATCATGGCGAGGAGTTTTTGGATCGCGGCGAGGGTGCTTGCGGCCGGGAGATAGGGCTCTTTGCACTCTTCGCAGAGGATGCGGACGAGTCGTTGGGCCATGATGATATTCATCGACGAAGCGATGAGCGATGGCTTCACCCCGAGATCGAGAAGTCTAGGGATAGTCGCGACGGCGTTGTTGGTGTGGAGGGTCGAGAGTACGAGGTGACCGGTAAGCGAGGCAGAGACCGCGACATCAGCTGTTTCGTCATCGCGGATTTCGCCGACGAGGATGACATCGGGGTCCTGGCGGACGATGGCGCGGAGAGCCGAGGCGAAGGTGTAGTCTCGATCCTTCGACACTTCTGTCTGGACGATGCCTGGGATATTGTACTCGATCGGATCTTCAACCGTGATGATTTTGATCGCGGGATTATTGATGCGGTTGATGAGGGAGTAAAGGGTTGTCGTCTTGCCAGAGCCGGTCGGACCGGTATTGAGGATGATGCCATTCGGTTTTTCGATGGCCCGTTGGATCTCTTCGAACGCTCGGCCGTAGATCCCGAGGTGTGTGATGTCGACGTCGACATCAGCGTTGTTGAGGAGACGCAGGTCGATATTTTCGCCGTGGTTGCCGGGGATGAGCGAGACGCGGATGTCGACGCGATCCTCACCGCTCACCATCGAGAAATGTCCGTCTTGGGCGCGATCACGGACATTGATGCGCATGCCGCCGAGCATCTTGATCCGGGCGAGCGCGAGCTGGTACATGTGGCGCGGCAGGTCGCCGATATCCTGGAGCAGTCCGTCGATCCGATACCGCAGGCGGGCCGTTGTCTCACCGGGTTCGATGTGGACATCACTTCCCCGCATCTTGGTCGCCCCGGCGAGGATGATCTCGATGATCTGGGACGTCGAGATGGAAGCGTCTCCTTTGCCGAGATTGAGCAGGTCGCCGAAATTTTTCTCAAAGTGCTCGAGGTCGTCGCCTTTGAGCGAGACACGGAGGATATCGAGGCTGACGAGGAGCGGCTTATTATTGTAGCTCGCCCAGATCTTCTCGAGCGATTGGCGGGAGACGACCGAGAGCGTCATGTTCCAGTGTTTCTGATTGGCGAGGCCTTGGAGGAATTCCATAGCTTCCGGTTGTTCGGGGTCTTCGAGACCGAGATAGACATGATTGCCGTTCTTTCGGAAGAGCGCCACACCGTATTTCTTGGCATCGGCTTCCGGGAGGAGGGCGACATCTTTGGGATCAGCGGGAAAAAGGTGAAGGTCGAGGTAGGGGAGTCCGACCCGGTCCCCGAGCGCATGGGCCCGATCTTCCATCGACTGTTCGCGCAGTTTCTTGAGGAGGTCGGTCGTGCGCAAGGTTTTCTCGCTGGCAGTGGCAGGGACGATGCGATGGCTAACTTTTGGCATAGGGGGTTGTGTTTTTCGCTCCCATTCTAGCATTTTTCCACCCGAACGAGCTATTCCAATCGATCCGATAGTTGGATCTGGATCGCGGAAGCGGGAGAAGGAGCGTGCTTCCGAGTGAGAGCGGGGTGCCTTGGTCTTTAGTTTTTTTCCTCCAAACCCTGGAACCATTCCGCGAGGAGTCGCTCAGCGGTTGCAAAGTCGGTGGCGGGGAGAGTGCCTTCGAGCATATCTCCGACGAGGTGGCTCTCGGAGAAGACAGAGAGGATGTGTTCGAGACGGTCTTCTTGCTGCGTCTTGATGAGGATGCGCATTGAGGTCGCACTTTCTTTGAAGAACAGCGCGAAGACGGTCGCGCCGGCATAGTTGTTGCGGATCTTGTCGAGGACGACGGGGAGGTCTTCACTCTTGGACCGGGACTCGACCAAGTCTTCGAGGGTGACGGGTGCCCACATGAGGTGGAGGGCATCATTGGTGCGGATATTGCCCATGATGCGCCCCCAGAGTTTCAGGATGTGGAGCGGTTGCGTTTTGTAGAGATTCTTCACGATTTTCTGTTGGTCAGCGCCGTGGCCCATCAGGGCGGAGGCGAGCTGGAGGGTCTTCGGCGTCGTGTTCTTCTTCTGAAACGAGTCGGTGGCAGACATGATCCCCGCCAAGAGTGCTTCGGCGACCGCAGTGTCGATGAATTCTGTCCCGATTGCTTCGATGAAGTGAGCGACGATCTCTGAAGCGGATGAAGCCGTGACGTCGACCAAGTTCAGCTGGCCGTACTGTTCGTTGTTGGAGTGGCGGTCGATATTGATGATTGGGATTTCATAAAAAATGTCCGGATTCTCCTCGTAGAGTTTGCCGAGACTTTCTTTGTCTGGAGCATCGACGGTGAGGACGATATCGAATTTGTACTTGGCGAGGATGAAGGAGAAGTCCCGCGGATCGATCGTGCCGTGCGTCGGTGTGAGGTGGATGCGGAGTTCTTTGTCGAGTCGCTCAGTCCGGACATCGAGGATGTTGTTGTGCTCCGTATTGAAAGAGAGGACGAAATCACGGGCGCCGGAAATCGCGGTGAGCACGGTCTCGGGCCAGACGAGGAAACCCAGGTCTTCGCGGCGTTCATCGATCCGTTCGGCGGCGAGCGTCGGCTTTTTGCCCAAGGCCAGGGCGAACAAAGAAAGCGCGATACCGCTCGCGATCGCGTCGTGGCTCGGATAGGGCGGGAGGAGGATGAGCGGGTGCTCGGCCGGCTTGAGGAGTTCGAGGAATTGCGCTTCTTTCGTGAGGGACATGTCAGAAAACTGAAAAATCAGGGGGAAATCCGAACGGATAAGAGGCCAGACTATCAGAGAAATAACTACCGGTCAAATAGCGCGCCGGGGCCAGGCGTACGATCGAAAATAGCGGTCGAGGAGGCTATAAATGCTTCAAATAAGTGGTCTATAGCCTTGATACAATGCGTCCCATCCCCTATGCTCCAAGCATATGGAAACGATCCGGACCCAGTCGAAAGAGGCCACCCAGACGTGGGGAAAGCGCTTTGCTGGTACGCTCCAGCCAGAGACCCTCGTCACGCTCGCCGGGGATTTGGGTGCGGGCAAGACGACCTTGGTCCAGGGCATCCTGGAAGGCTTGGGAGCCACGGCGCCGTATCCGTCACCGACCTTTGTCCTCATGAATCAGTACGAATTGCCGGCTCCGACGCCGACGGGTATCTGCCGCGTCTATCATGCCGATGCCTACCGGGTGGGTGCGGCCGACTTCGAGCGACTCGGCTTCCTCGAGTGGTGCACTGATCCGCAGGGCCTCGTCCTCCTCGAATGGCCCGAGCGGCTCGCGAAGATTTTACCAGCCGAACGGACGGATATTTCACTTCGTGCGCTCTCCGAGACCGAGCGGGAGATCACTATCCAGAAAACTTCTGACACCAATGAAAAAAGGCTTTCGTGAGAAAGCCTTTAATGATCTCGAGCATTGTGGACTGGATGGAAAAACACCGAACGAGTATCTAAAAGAATTTACCTTAATCAACCCGCCAAAAGTGTGTGCCTAAAACAACAGTTATGGTTCGGTACATTGGAAATACTGGTTTCACTTCTTCCCACTTGTTCCGCACGCGAGTGAGCCTCGGGGTGTTTCCGGTGGGAGAGAGACGGACCACGGGAAGGCCGAGATTCAAAAGTATTTCTCGCGTACAGAGGAAGTGAGACGATTCAAAAACGGTGACAGAGTGACTATCGAAGTTGGGGTGGAGCAAGCGCATGACGTGGCATGCGCTTGCTCCAGAAAACCTATTGCATCTGCCGATACCCCCAATACTCCTTCGGCACGGTCTTCGACACCTCGCCATTTGGCAGGGTGACGAAGATCTTGAGCGACCCGTCCGAATTGATACGCCCCTGCTCATCGGGGATTTGACTCGGGTCAGTGACGCCGAGGGCTCCGAGAGCCTGGGTCACTCGTTCGGCAAACCCCAGCCACGCCGCGTGTGTGGCCGGACTGATCAGGACATCGCCCAGATCGATGACGCTATTGTCATTCATATCCCTCTCCTTGTGAAAAAGTTCTCAATAAAAAGTGAATTAAAAAATTATTCCATCGTTGAGCATTCATTTTGTCTCTCGCAAAATAAATTCTCAAAGATGGAGAGGAACACGACCAAGTGTTCCCGTCCAAACCAAACAAGTTTTTTAAAAGCAGGAAAACTTGAAAACCTTGCGGATATTAATCCGCCACAACTTCGACGAATTCGTCATCGCCGACAGAGGCCGGGGGTGGTGCCACCTTGCGTACCCGCTTCACCCCTTGGGGGGCGGGTTGTTGTGCGGTGATGGTGCGCTGGAATGCAGCGCGTACCACTACCATCTCAGGATGCACGACACGGATGCGCCGTTCCCGGATTTCCCGAAGCGGGAATTCCCGCTTCAGTGGGCCCTCGTTGAGGAGGAGTCGCCGCCGGCCTTCGTCGACGGTCTTCTCCCACCAGCCGTATTGACGGCCGGTGAAGGTGCGGCTGGTCTGGTAGGACCAGCCGGCCAGGGCCGGGTCGAGTCCGACATCGCCCGGGCCCACATAGTGGGCGTTGGACGACCCGGCGAGCTGCCAGATTCCTCCCGCGTCCTTGCGGACGATGCCTTCGGGGAGGGAAAACTTCCCCTCCCCGATATCGCGCGCGAAGAGGGCGCGCGACGTCCAGGTGACCCAGTGGTCCCCTTCGGTCCAACCGAGCCCGAGGGACTCGGCTGGGAGGAGCGTGCCTGCCGAATCAGGCAGGTCGTCGATGACGGCCTCGACCCACCGGGCCGAGACTTCCTCGCGGACTGGCAGGGCCAGTCCGGCGAAGTAGCGGGGCGTCTGCCCCGCCAGCTCGACCTTGACCACCCAGAGGTGGTCTCCGGATAGGTGCCCATCCTCCAGATGGAGAACAGACACCACCTCACCGCTCTCAACCGCAAATGCGGCCGATGCGGCGAAGCAGAAGTAGGCATGACGCTGGGGCACGGGTGCTCCGTCACCACGCCCATATCGACCGGACCCCGTGACGCCCCCATAGGGGAGGTGCTCGGGGGGCGCGAACGCCCGGACGGTTTCTTCACGTACTATTTGCTGGAGTTTCATCTCCAAGCTCCTCCTCACACGCAAAGCCCGGCGTGCAGAGATAATTGATATGGTGCGGGTACACCGGAACTCTATCAACCCACACCTACTCGTGAGATCTTCTCACTTTCGCTACAGGCTGAATGAAGTCCAGCACCAAAACCAATTGGTGCTGGATGAATGAGGAAGCAAGCGACCAAGCAAGCTCCTCATCCAAAACCATGTGTTTATTCGCGCTGATATACGCTGGTCAAACACACAAAACCGTTTAAGAACTCAGAACCCGAGAGTAGCGACCTTTTGGGCCACTAACTTCAGGGTGTTTGCCACCCGGACCTCGCCCAAGTACGGGAGAAGCCGTGATGCCGGAACGAAACGGCGCGAGGTTGAAACCCCGATGCGCCGCATGAACTCCCACGTCCCCTCAGCGCAGTTACCTGCGTCTCGGGAATCCTGGAAGTACACGATGGGGCAGAACCCCACCGGCTGGAGTCGGGAGACAAACTGCTTGTTCTCCCTCTCCAACTTCTTCTGCTTCTGCCACGCATCGAGCGCGGCACCGACTGCGGCCTCACGATCTGCGAGTGACTTGTGAGTCACTGTGTCGTACCAACCTCCGGTATGGTGATACGACCGGCCGAAGCCAGTCACCAACCACACCACCTCAACGAACTCGCGTCCGCTGGTTTCGGTGAGCCGATACCCGGCTGAAGCCGAGATACCGTGTCGCACCGCGTTGTCGCTTGTGGGGTCGAGGTACATCTCGACCCCGTCCGTCTTGTCACGGACGAGCCGTCCCGATGCCAACAGGGCATCGCGCAGGCAAGTAAACTCGCCCGCGTTCACCCGCTCCACTGCCCAGCGGAGTACTTCTCGCGGGGCGGGTTTGAACAAGGTGAGCCCGCGCGCCGCGATGAGGACATCGCGGCTTTT
This is a stretch of genomic DNA from Candidatus Moraniibacteriota bacterium. It encodes these proteins:
- a CDS encoding type II/IV secretion system protein; protein product: MPKVSHRIVPATASEKTLRTTDLLKKLREQSMEDRAHALGDRVGLPYLDLHLFPADPKDVALLPEADAKKYGVALFRKNGNHVYLGLEDPEQPEAMEFLQGLANQKHWNMTLSVVSRQSLEKIWASYNNKPLLVSLDILRVSLKGDDLEHFEKNFGDLLNLGKGDASISTSQIIEIILAGATKMRGSDVHIEPGETTARLRYRIDGLLQDIGDLPRHMYQLALARIKMLGGMRINVRDRAQDGHFSMVSGEDRVDIRVSLIPGNHGENIDLRLLNNADVDVDITHLGIYGRAFEEIQRAIEKPNGIILNTGPTGSGKTTTLYSLINRINNPAIKIITVEDPIEYNIPGIVQTEVSKDRDYTFASALRAIVRQDPDVILVGEIRDDETADVAVSASLTGHLVLSTLHTNNAVATIPRLLDLGVKPSLIASSMNIIMAQRLVRILCEECKEPYLPAASTLAAIQKLLAMIPAQAKTKQFPTVDVLYRPKGCVHCNFTGYFGRQGIFEVLPITQDIRDLIDAIATDKEIFDAAVKDGMVTMAQDGLIKVLEGHTTMDEVWAASGREDSLRDLYAAFEDTALDADATDETADDIGGAETPVAPKT
- the tsaE gene encoding tRNA (adenosine(37)-N6)-threonylcarbamoyltransferase complex ATPase subunit type 1 TsaE — translated: METIRTQSKEATQTWGKRFAGTLQPETLVTLAGDLGAGKTTLVQGILEGLGATAPYPSPTFVLMNQYELPAPTPTGICRVYHADAYRVGAADFERLGFLEWCTDPQGLVLLEWPERLAKILPAERTDISLRALSETEREITIQKTSDTNEKRLS